In bacterium, the following proteins share a genomic window:
- a CDS encoding MarR family transcriptional regulator, translating into MLALLRNAQHREESVTPTDAAQQLGMTTATMVSRVDRLEQNGYARRVRHPADRRAVNLVITPDGIASAERMVRRRTEDRRRRLAVLTADERNTLTMLLRKLAECWSTIDEPPRSA; encoded by the coding sequence GTGCTGGCACTCCTGCGGAACGCCCAGCACCGGGAAGAGTCGGTAACCCCGACCGACGCGGCACAGCAGCTGGGGATGACCACCGCCACCATGGTCAGCCGGGTGGATCGCCTCGAACAGAACGGTTACGCGCGACGGGTCCGCCACCCGGCCGACCGTCGAGCCGTCAACCTGGTCATCACCCCCGACGGCATAGCCAGTGCCGAACGCATGGTGCGACGGCGCACCGAGGACCGCAGGAGGCGCCTGGCCGTACTGACCGCGGACGAGCGGAACACGTTGACCATGCTGCTGCGCAAGCTGGCGGAGTGCTGGTCGACAATAGACGAGCCGCCCCGTTCGGCTTGA